The Schistocerca nitens isolate TAMUIC-IGC-003100 unplaced genomic scaffold, iqSchNite1.1 HiC_scaffold_208, whole genome shotgun sequence genome contains a region encoding:
- the LOC126220885 gene encoding uncharacterized protein LOC126220885, which yields MHVRQHRYPYTRPPIAHSRSVFNIINGAPAARRGRSHDAAATFAPTHSRTAKQLADPPTQHSRQTKTTAAAATKQNKHLAPSVRQKTNGQAHRPLLTTTTQRHAAPFPPLSIHSARDPVVDDDTRRARFPQPTPFRHYARLHPTPVATALLHALSPPPPPPPPPPPPPPLSPFPYTTTQPKTHSRPKHNNMARASAHTPNQSPSTQPHARHGKTGVLPRCHQSSTNNHTGGTTNNCRPAGNHQTHIPARHHTPLGSRFAKT from the coding sequence atgcacgtacgacaacaccgctacccgtacacaaggcctcccattgcacacagccgctctgtgttcaacatcatcaatggcgcgcccgcggctcgtcgcggtcgcagccatgacgccgccgccacttttgcaccaacacattcacgcaccgcaaaacagctcgccgacccaccgacacagcacagccgacaaacaaaaacaaccgcggcggcggcaacaaaacaaaacaaacacctcgcaccaagcgtccgacagaaaacaaacggacaggcacacaggcctctgctaacgaccacgacacagcggcacgctgcccctttcccgccactctcgattcacagcgcacgcgaccccgtcgtcgacgacgacacgcgacgggctcgcttcccgcaacctacacctttccgccactacgcacggctccacccgacgcccgtcgcaacggcactactgcacgcactatcacccccgccgccgccgccgccgccgccgccgccgcctcctcctctctcccccttcccgtacacaacaacacagccaaaaacacactcacgacccaaacataacaacatggcacgtgcatcggcgcacacccccaaccagtcaccgtcgacacaaccacacgcaaggcacggaaaaaccggcgtccttccacgttgccatcaaagcagcacaaacaaccacacaggaggaaccaccaacaactgccggccggccggcaaccaccaaacgcacattcccgctcgccaccacacacctctcggcagccgtttcgcaaagacatga